Part of the Geodermatophilus obscurus DSM 43160 genome is shown below.
CGTCGAGGTGCGCCCGCGCCGAGCCGGGGCTCACGCCGGGAGCGCTGGCCAGCTCGGTCTCCAGGCCCAGCACCCGGGCGACGTCGTCGACCATGTCGGGCAGCGACTCCCCCAGCCGGCCGCGCAGGTGCGCCAGCTCCGCGGCCAGCCGGCGGAGCCGCCGATAGGCCGCGGGCGAGAAGGCCGACGGGTCCCCGAGGTCGTCGAGCGCCTCGACGATGCTGCCGCGCTCGGACGGGCGGGGAGCGGTGTCGTCGTCGTCCTCGCGGTCCGGCTTCCGGGAGTGCACCAGCGCGCGGGCGCGGGACTCGAGCGCGGCGAGGTCGCGGGGGCCGATCCGCCAGCGGGCACCGGTGAGCAGCCGGCCCATCGCGTCGCCGGCGCTGGGGTCGACGAGCACGGTCAGCGTCGCGACGACGTCGGAGACCTCGGGCACCTCCAGCAGCCCGCCGAGGCCGACGACGGTCACCGGCAGGCCGCGGGCGCGCAGCGCGGCGGCGATGCCGGGCAGCTGCTTGCGGGTGCGCACCAGCACCGCCGTCGTCGGGGGCCTGCCGTCGGCGCGCGGCGGCAGCACCGGGTCCTCGCCGCGCCAGCAGGCGGCCAGCCGGTCGGCGAGCGCCTCGGTCTCCTGCGCCACGGTCGGATAGAGGCCGGCGGTGACCAGCCCGTGCCCGGCGCTGGGCGCCGGGGCGAGGTCGGGCAGCGGCACCTCCGGCGCCGGCAGCAGCCCGGCGACGGCGTTGGCGACGGCGAGCACCGCGCCGTCGTTGCGCCAGCTGGTGGCCAGCGTGAGCCGCTGCGCCTCCCGGCTGCGGACGCCGGGGAAGGTGCGGTCGAAGCGCTCGATCGTCCCCGCCGACGCGCCGCGCCAGCCGTAGATCGACTGCCGTGGGTCTCCGACGGCGAGCACCGCGTGCCCGGTGGTGCGACCGAACAGCGCCTCGAGCATCCGCAGCTGGCCGACACTGGTGTCCTGGTACTCGTCGAGCAGCACGATCCGCCAGCGGGCCCGCTCGCGACGGCCGACCTCGGGCGCGGTCACGGCGATCCGCGCGGCCAGCGCCACCTGGTCGGAGTGGTCGATCGCCCCGGCGGCCCGCTTGCGCGCCTCGAACGCCTCGACCAGGGGCAGCAGCGCCACGCGGGCGCGCTGGCGGGCCAGCATCTCGAGCACCGGCCTGTAGGGGCCGCGCTTGCCCTTGGCATCGGGGTAGCCGGCGATCCGCCGCTCCAGCTGCGCGGTCCACGCGCGCAGCCGGTCGGCGGTGATGTCGTGCTCGCCGAGCTCGCCGGCCAGCGCCAGCACGTCCTCGACGGTGGTCAGCGGGGTGAGCTGGACGTCGTCCATGTCGCCGGTCCAGCCGGACACGACGGACGCCGCCTGCCCCCAGCACATCGCTGGGCCCAGCACGCCGGCACCGGGCTCGACGCCGATCCGCAGCCCGTGCTCGCTGACCAGCGAGGCGGCGTAGCCGTGGTACGTCGACACCGTCGGCATCGCGACGGCCAGCCGCTCCTTCAGCTCCGGATCGGTCTCCGGGTGCCGGGACAGCGCGCCCAGCCGGATCCGGATGCGCTCGTTGAGCTCGCTGGCGGCCTTGCGGGTGAAGGTCAGCCCCAGGACCGCGTCGGGGGCGACCAGCTCGTTGGCCACCAGCCAGCAGACGCGGGCGGCCATCGTCTCGGTCTTGCCCGACCCGGCGCCTGCGACGACGACCAGCGGCCGGTCGGCCGGCGCCGACACCACCCGCGCCTGCTCGTCGGAGGGCGCGTAGGCCAGGCCGCAGCGCACGGCGACCTCGGTCGGGGTGAGCAGCCGGCGCGCCCGCACCGGCTCGGGCGCCGCACCGAACAGGGCGTCGTCGAAGGCGAGCTGGTCCTCGACCGCGGGCACCCGCCGACTCACGAGGTCACCTGCCGGCCGCGCTCGTGCAGCGGGCAGCTGCGCCGGGCCGGGCACCGGGAGCAGTGGCTGCCGGTGCGCACCTCGAAGGTGCCCGCGCCCATGCCGTCGCCGACCTGCGCCACCAGCTCCCCGGCCCAGGTCTCCCCCACCGGGACGCCGGCGGGCAGCGGGTCCTGCGCCTGCTCCTTGGCCTTGCTCCCGGAGCCGACCTGCAGCAGCGCCGCTCCGCCGGGGGCCTCGCCGTGCTCGCCGAACGCGCCGGCGGCGACGGCCACCTGGTAGGCGGCCAGCTGCCCGTGGGTGTCGATGTCGCGCGCGGCGCTGCGGCCGGTCTTGAGGTCGATCACGACCAGCCGGCCGGCGCCGTCGCGCTCGAGCCGGTCGACCTGGCCGCGGATGCGGGCCCGCCCCACGG
Proteins encoded:
- a CDS encoding ATP-dependent DNA helicase, whose protein sequence is MSRRVPAVEDQLAFDDALFGAAPEPVRARRLLTPTEVAVRCGLAYAPSDEQARVVSAPADRPLVVVAGAGSGKTETMAARVCWLVANELVAPDAVLGLTFTRKAASELNERIRIRLGALSRHPETDPELKERLAVAMPTVSTYHGYAASLVSEHGLRIGVEPGAGVLGPAMCWGQAASVVSGWTGDMDDVQLTPLTTVEDVLALAGELGEHDITADRLRAWTAQLERRIAGYPDAKGKRGPYRPVLEMLARQRARVALLPLVEAFEARKRAAGAIDHSDQVALAARIAVTAPEVGRRERARWRIVLLDEYQDTSVGQLRMLEALFGRTTGHAVLAVGDPRQSIYGWRGASAGTIERFDRTFPGVRSREAQRLTLATSWRNDGAVLAVANAVAGLLPAPEVPLPDLAPAPSAGHGLVTAGLYPTVAQETEALADRLAACWRGEDPVLPPRADGRPPTTAVLVRTRKQLPGIAAALRARGLPVTVVGLGGLLEVPEVSDVVATLTVLVDPSAGDAMGRLLTGARWRIGPRDLAALESRARALVHSRKPDREDDDDTAPRPSERGSIVEALDDLGDPSAFSPAAYRRLRRLAAELAHLRGRLGESLPDMVDDVARVLGLETELASAPGVSPGSARAHLDALHAVAAEFTELAELPSLPAFLGYLRDAEERERGLEPGEVAVDPESIQLLTGHSAKGLEWDVVAVPGMTADQFPSRTDTSDSWVKDPGAVPVDLRTTDREELPQLRLPVPGSGDQAAVRAALEDYVEEWKRFGEAEEIRLGYVAVTRAKHLLLCSGSWWREGVKPNGPSVLLDTVRRACSAGAGVVVAWAERPEEGATNPALEEWPVGMWPADPLSPPRRRALTAAAELVAGAAPHPLDAAAVLGTGDPEVERWVRDADLLLRERRRIARPTVEVPLPSHLSVSELVTLRRDPAELARRLRRPMPAAPAPLARRGTAFHAWLEERFSVARLLDLDELPGSGDESAAPDGALTALQEAFLASPWADRQPVEVEVPFETPLGPLTLRGRIDAVFDDGGGGFEVVDWKTGPPPMGAELAAAAVQLAAYRLGWSRLTGVPVERVSAGFHHVAAGVTVRPVDLLDEAGLLALVTGRTDDLPDEPEPEEY